The genomic stretch CGGTGAAGCGCAACGCAGCTGACGCGGAAAATAACCAGCAAGATGCGAAAGATTAAGGGTTACATGGTACTAGCGGCTGAACGCGCGATCCCCCGGGCAGAGCAAGCCTGTCCGGGGGATCAAATCGTTTATAAATCCGCAGGGGATCCAGACATAGAGGATATCGCCGGCAATGGTCTTTTTGACTTCGGGTTTGAGGACGCTTTCGATTTCCAGATTGGCGGGACACTTGAAAACTTCTTCCAGTTGACGCTTGAAGGCCAGGAAATGGTGCAGGTCTTGCGGGAGTCCGCCGCTTCAATGGCAATCGATATCACTGCCCGGGTGCAGTTCTTCACGCACGGCACAGCCAAACGAACTTACCATCTTCCATGCCATAGACACTGTTGAACGAGCTCCCGGACAGTCGCACTCCCTGAGTTTTCAATCAGCCTGAGGCGGTGCGGTGGGCTGGGGAATTCCGGGGACATAATACCAATTTATCAGCTATCAGGCGCGATGAGCTCGACGGTCGGGAAATACGTCTGAAACCTGGCTCGGTCACGGGAAAGAAGGGGCAGTCGGGAGACGGCTGCATGGGCGCCGATGAAGAAATCAGGCAAGGGGGCGGTGCGGTTGCCGCCGGAACGCCTGTATTGCAGGTAGACTTTCCCGGCAAGAAAGAGGGCTTCCCGGGGGATGGGCAGAGTGCGGAAGCCTCCTCGGGCCATCATCTCGTCACACTCTTCGATCCGTTCAAAGCCAATCGAGACTTCGGCGAAAACGATGTCATTGATGAACAGACGCCCTTCCCGGTCGTAGTGGTTCAACATCCCCTCCGACCAACCTGCCCAACGGGGATCATCGGTCACCAGGTCGAGAATGACGTTGGAGTCGATCAGGATGCCAGTCACACATCCCCCCGGGTCAGGCGCATGATCTCATCTGTGCTCATTTTGGTTGTGGCTGTGCCACGCATCCTGCTGAACCGACCTTTCCGGTCGGACCCGGGTTCACTTTTGACGAGAAAGATTCGGCCTCGCTCTTCGATGAAATCGACCTCGCCGAGCGGCTGGATGCCAAGTTTTTCCCGCACATGTTTGGGAATGGTGACCTGTCCTTTTATAGTGACTTTCATGGCTCCCTCAAAGTAATACTTTTTGTAAGGATAGCCAGGTATTCGGTGGACGTCAAGCTCCGCAAAGATCTTTAGTGATCTGGTGACTTTGCGGGTCGTATCGCGTTGAAAACTGTCCACTTATTTGCAGGGCCAGGCGGGTGTAGATTTCGATTTCCGTCAAGTCACAACTGGTACAGGGTCACTCCCAACTACAGAGCAAACATCTCCTGGAGCAGGCCGATCGTTTTCATCTGCGCAACCTTGCTGATCACTCCCAGCTTCTTCACCAGCCTTCTTCGATCAACCGTGCGTATCTGGTCAAGCACGATCTGGCCGGTTTTGCCCTGGAAGGTACAGGCAACTCTGGTCGGGTAGTTTTTTCCCCTGGAGGTCATCGGCGCGACAATGACGGTGGATATATTATGATTGATTTCGTTGGGAGAAATAACGAGACAGGGCCGGGTCTTTTTTATCTCGTGACCAAGGGTTGGATCGAGGTTGACAAGGAAGACTTCGAAACGGTTTATTTCCATTCCCATTCTTCCTCGTCCCATGAACTCGGCGGAAAATCAATCAGCCGGTCATCCCCATTTTGCGCCATTGACTTGAACGCTTCCCCCCAATTCTCACGGGGCTGTGTCGCCGCTTTGATGATGAG from Geothermobacter hydrogeniphilus encodes the following:
- a CDS encoding type II toxin-antitoxin system VapC family toxin; protein product: MTGILIDSNVILDLVTDDPRWAGWSEGMLNHYDREGRLFINDIVFAEVSIGFERIEECDEMMARGGFRTLPIPREALFLAGKVYLQYRRSGGNRTAPLPDFFIGAHAAVSRLPLLSRDRARFQTYFPTVELIAPDS
- a CDS encoding AbrB/MazE/SpoVT family DNA-binding domain-containing protein; amino-acid sequence: MKVTIKGQVTIPKHVREKLGIQPLGEVDFIEERGRIFLVKSEPGSDRKGRFSRMRGTATTKMSTDEIMRLTRGDV
- a CDS encoding AbrB/MazE/SpoVT family DNA-binding domain-containing protein, which gives rise to MKASIIRIGNSQGVRIPKPILKQCGFQGEVELEVHDRKLIIKAATQPRENWGEAFKSMAQNGDDRLIDFPPSSWDEEEWEWK
- a CDS encoding type II toxin-antitoxin system PemK/MazF family toxin; this translates as MGMEINRFEVFLVNLDPTLGHEIKKTRPCLVISPNEINHNISTVIVAPMTSRGKNYPTRVACTFQGKTGQIVLDQIRTVDRRRLVKKLGVISKVAQMKTIGLLQEMFAL